A single window of Rana temporaria chromosome 1, aRanTem1.1, whole genome shotgun sequence DNA harbors:
- the LOC120944742 gene encoding uncharacterized protein PF11_0207-like, with translation MRNQTPGKRNQTPGKRNQTPGMGKQTSGTRKQTSGTRKQTSGTKKQTSGTKKHEESDTRKEEPDTRNGEADIRNKEADIRNKEADIRNKEADIRNKEVDIRNKEADIRNKEADIRNKEVDIRNKEADIRNKEADIWNKEADIRNKEADIRNKEADIRNKEADIRNKEADIRNKEADIRNKDADIRNKEADIRDKDADIRNKEADIRDKEADIRKKEADIRDNEANIRDKDADIRNKEADIRNKEADIRNGNPISRTRNQTPEKRNQNPRMRNPISGMRNIIIRN, from the exons ATGAGGAATCAGACACCAGGAAAGAGGAACCAGACACCAGGAAAGAGGAACCAGACACCAGGAATGGGGAAGCAGACATCAGGAACAAGGAAGCAGACATCAGGAACAAGGAAGCAGACATCAGGAACAAAGAAGCAGACATCAGGAACAAAGAA ACATGAGGAATCAGACACCAGGAAAGAGGAACCAGACACCAGGAATGGGGAAGCAGACATCAGGAACAAGGAAGCAGACATCAGGAACAAGGAAGCAGACATCAGAAACAAAGAAGCAGACATCAGGAACAAAGAAGTAGACATCAGGAACAAAGAAGCAGACATCAGGAACAAGGAAGCAGACATCAGGAACAAAGAAGTAGACATCAGGAACAAAGAAGCAGACATCAGGAACAAGGAAGCAGACATCTGGAACAAAGAAGCAGACATCAGGAACAAGGAAGCAGACATCAGGAACAAGGAAGCAGACATCAGGAACAAGGAAGCAGACATTAGGAACAAGGAAGCAGACATCAGGAACAAGGAAGCAGACATCAGGAACAAGGACGCAGACATCAGGAACAAGGAAGCAGACATCAGGGACAAAGATGCAGACATCAGGAACAAGGAAGCAGATATCAGGGATAAGGAAGCAGACATCAGGAAAAAGGAAGCAGACATCAGGGACAATGAAGCAAACATCAGGGACAAAGATGCAGACATCAGGAACAAGGAAGCAGATATCAGGAACAAGGAAGCAGACATCAGGAATGGGAACCCGATATCAAGAACAAGGAATCAGACACCAGAAAAGAGGAATCAGAATCCAAGAATGAGGAACCCGATATCAGGAATGAGGAACATCATCATCAGGAACTAG